The following are encoded together in the Onychostoma macrolepis isolate SWU-2019 chromosome 03, ASM1243209v1, whole genome shotgun sequence genome:
- the LOC131537419 gene encoding serine/threonine-protein kinase pim-2-like translates to MLGEGGCGSVYEGTRCKDGLKVAVKCSKKMPDMPSIRLPGHPKRLPMEIGLVLMANKGPNIPQIIKLLDWEDDTDHYVMVMERPVPCVDLLSFVDHHGGSLDEGTARNIMRQVIDAAKTCCDRGVFHRDIKLENLLVNQDTMEVKLIDFGCGALMKNSAFKLFHGTRPYCPPEFIMKGRYYAKPTTVWTLGFILYEMLCGEFPTVYDRHMITVNLWTRPGLSKECCQVICDCLQPDPQKRLSLDEMHLHDWFKVTE, encoded by the exons ATGCTGGGTGAAGGAGGATGTGGTAGTGTTTATGAAGGGACTCGCTGCAAGGATGGACTTAAG GTGGCTGTGAAATGTTCAAAGAAGATGCCAGACATGCCATCTATCAGATTG ccTGGTCATCCCAAACGTCTCCCCATGGAGATTGGCCTGGTGCTCATGGCCAATAAGGGCCCCAACATTCCCCAGATCATTAAGCTGCTTGACTGGGAGGATGACACCGACCACTATGTGATGGTCATGGAGCGCCCTGTGCCTTGCGTTGACTTGTTGAGTTTTGTGGATCACCATGGAGGAAGCCTTGACGAGGGGACGGCACGAAATATTATGCGGCAGGTCATTGATGCCGCTAAAACTTGCTGTGATCGTGGCGTCTTCCATCGTGATATAAAACTGGAGAACCTCCTGGTGAACCAGGACACCATGGAGGTCAAATTAATTGACTTTGGGTGCGGTGCGCTCATGAAGAATTCTGCCTTCAAACTCTTCCATG GCACAAGACCGTACTGTCCACCCGAGTTCATCATGAAGGGCAGGTACTACGCAAAGCCGACGACAGTGTGGACACTAGGGTTCATCCTGTATGAAATGCTGTGTGGGGAATTTCCTACAGTCTATGACCGACACATGATCACTGTGAACCTCTGGACCAGACCTGGCTTGTCAAAAG AATGCTGCCAGGTGATTTGTGATTGTCTGCAGCCTGATCCACAGAAGAGACTCAGTCTGGATGAGATGCATCTCCATGACTGGTTTAAG GTCACGGAGTAA
- the LOC131534959 gene encoding uncharacterized protein LOC131534959, giving the protein MTENRQPAPAGALETDGGRPQKSFWKWAALHFPSRRTGTYDLAKAEEKYGIEAGTHWRDSDGQSEHEPCVQPKVTPITSESRHPNPSAGAVETDGGRKKAGKEEKKNSFWRWPALRFPCSRAGTYDLAKTEEKYGIEAGTHWRDSDGQSVHEPCVQPKVTPITSESRHPNPSAGAVETDGGRKKAGKEEKKNSFWKWAALHFPSRRTGTYDLAKAEEKYGIEAEHTGEIAMARVNMNPVYNPKSPPSRLRAVIRIRLLVL; this is encoded by the exons ATGACGGAGAACCGTCAACCAGCGCCTGCTGGTGCTCTTGAGACCGATGGAGGGAGACCGCAGAAGAGCTTCTGGAAGTGGGCCGCTCTTCACTTTCCTTCCCGCAGAACGGGAACATATGACCTGGCCAAAGCTGAGGAGAAATACGGGATAGAGGCGGGAACACACTGGAGAGATAGCGATG GCCAGAGTGAACATGAACCCTGTGTACAACCCAAAGTCACCCCCATCACGTCTGAGAGCCGTCATCCGAATCCGTCTGCTGGTGCTGTAGAGACTGATGGAGGGAGAAAGAAGGCAGGGaaagaggagaagaagaacaGCTTCTGGAGGTGGCCCGCTCTTCGCTTTCCTTGCAGCAGAGCTGGAACATATGATCTGGCCAAAACTGAGGAGAAATACGGGATAGAGGCGGGAACACACTGGAGAGATAGCGATG GCCAGAGTGTACATGAACCCTGTGTACAACCCAAAGTCACCCCCATCACGTCTGAGAGCCGTCATCCTAATCCGTCTGCTGGTGCTGTAGAGACTGATGGAGGGAGAAAGAAGGCAGGGaaagaggagaagaagaacaGCTTCTGGAAGTGGGCCGCTCTTCACTTTCCTTCCCGCAGAACGGGAACATATGACCTGGCCAAAGCTGAGGAGAAATACGGGATAGAGGCGGAACACACTGGAGAGATAGCGATG GCCAGAGTGAACATGAACCCTGTGTACAACCCAAAGTCACCCCCATCACGTCTGAGAGCCGTCATCCGAATCCGTCTGCTGGTGCTGTAG